A genomic region of Gemmata massiliana contains the following coding sequences:
- a CDS encoding low affinity iron permease family protein — translation MGGKGTWLERASGWATKWTGSSLAFGLAVGTIVVWAVTGPIFTFSDTWQLVINTGTTIVTFLMVFLIQRAQNKDSRAVHLKLNEIVAALP, via the coding sequence ATGGGCGGCAAAGGGACGTGGCTGGAGCGGGCATCCGGGTGGGCGACGAAGTGGACCGGCAGTTCCCTCGCGTTCGGGCTCGCGGTGGGCACGATCGTCGTGTGGGCCGTGACCGGACCGATCTTCACGTTCTCGGACACGTGGCAGCTCGTCATCAACACGGGCACCACGATCGTGACCTTCCTGATGGTGTTCCTGATCCAGCGGGCCCAGAACAAGGACTCGCGGGCCGTGCACCTGAAATTGAACGAGATCGTGGCCGCGCTGCCCTGA
- a CDS encoding winged helix-turn-helix transcriptional regulator has product MKRKSLENEECPLARSLEAIGDAWSVLIVRQAFAGDRRFGEFEKNLGVAKNILTVRLRKLVALGVLEQVPVEGSSYQEYALTEKGCGLFLVLMAIRQWGEGCGGDNPYALVDKRDKKPVRPLAFHAHDGRELGPDDTELIPAAEVCRPAKRK; this is encoded by the coding sequence ATGAAGCGAAAGAGTTTGGAGAACGAGGAGTGCCCGCTGGCCCGGTCCCTGGAAGCGATCGGTGACGCGTGGTCGGTCCTGATCGTCCGTCAGGCGTTCGCCGGGGACCGGCGCTTCGGGGAGTTCGAGAAGAACCTCGGGGTGGCCAAGAACATCCTGACGGTGCGGCTGCGGAAACTGGTCGCGCTCGGCGTCCTGGAACAGGTGCCGGTCGAGGGGAGTTCGTACCAGGAGTACGCTCTGACCGAGAAGGGCTGCGGGCTGTTCCTAGTGCTGATGGCGATCCGGCAGTGGGGCGAGGGGTGCGGTGGCGACAACCCCTACGCGCTGGTGGACAAGCGGGATAAGAAGCCCGTCAGGCCGCTGGCGTTCCACGCGCACGACGGGCGGGAACTCGGACCGGATGATACGGAGTTGATCCCCGCGGCCGAGGTCTGCCGTCCCGCCAAGCGGAAGTGA
- a CDS encoding glucose 1-dehydrogenase, translating to MAGKLEGKVAVVTGGNSGIGLATAKRFATEGAKVVITGRRQPELDAAVKEIGHGAIGVRGDVANLADLDRLYATVREKYGKVDVVFANAGGGEFAPIGQITEEHFDKAFNTNVKGLLFTVQKALPLIPDGGAIILNASIVSIKGMPAFGVYSATKAAVRSFARSWTSDLKDRKIRVNAVSPGPIDTPAVDTLTGSEEKSKEFKAGMAAQVPLGRVGTPDEIAKVAVFLASDDASFVAGVELFVDGGMAQV from the coding sequence ATGGCTGGCAAACTCGAAGGCAAGGTCGCGGTCGTCACGGGCGGCAACAGCGGGATCGGGCTGGCGACCGCCAAGCGGTTCGCGACCGAAGGAGCGAAGGTGGTCATCACCGGCCGTCGGCAGCCCGAACTCGACGCGGCGGTGAAGGAGATCGGGCACGGGGCGATCGGCGTCCGCGGGGACGTGGCGAACCTCGCCGACCTCGACCGGCTGTACGCGACCGTAAGGGAGAAGTACGGGAAGGTGGACGTGGTGTTCGCCAACGCGGGCGGCGGGGAGTTCGCGCCCATCGGCCAGATCACCGAGGAGCACTTCGATAAGGCGTTCAACACGAACGTGAAGGGGCTGCTGTTCACCGTCCAGAAGGCCCTTCCTCTGATACCCGACGGCGGAGCCATCATCCTCAACGCCTCGATCGTGTCGATCAAGGGGATGCCTGCGTTCGGCGTGTACAGCGCGACCAAGGCGGCGGTGCGGTCGTTCGCCCGGTCGTGGACCAGCGACCTGAAGGACCGGAAGATTCGGGTGAACGCGGTCAGCCCGGGGCCGATCGACACGCCGGCGGTCGACACCCTCACGGGGTCCGAGGAGAAGTCGAAGGAGTTCAAGGCGGGGATGGCCGCTCAGGTGCCGCTCGGCCGGGTGGGCACTCCGGACGAGATCGCCAAGGTCGCGGTGTTCCTGGCCTCCGACGACGCGAGCTTCGTCGCCGGGGTGGAGTTGTTCGTCGACGGCGGGATGGCCCAGGTGTAA
- a CDS encoding TfoX/Sxy family protein, whose product MPFDDTLADRIRECLDRRSGVQEKTLFGCACFMLGGNVLVGVWKESLVARVGPDEYEGALLEPHVRVFDITGRPMKGWVAVEPEGIEDDEPLNGWIERAWSFVSSLAAAQGGSRAHE is encoded by the coding sequence ATGCCGTTCGACGACACACTTGCGGACCGCATCCGCGAATGCCTCGATCGCCGAAGTGGCGTCCAGGAAAAAACGCTGTTCGGCTGCGCCTGTTTCATGCTGGGCGGCAACGTGCTCGTCGGCGTGTGGAAGGAGTCGCTCGTCGCCCGCGTCGGACCGGACGAGTACGAGGGGGCGCTGCTCGAACCGCACGTCCGGGTGTTCGACATCACCGGCCGGCCGATGAAGGGCTGGGTCGCGGTCGAGCCCGAAGGTATTGAGGACGACGAGCCGTTGAACGGGTGGATCGAGCGGGCGTGGTCGTTCGTTTCGTCGCTGGCCGCGGCACAAGGGGGTTCCCGTGCCCACGAATGA
- a CDS encoding response regulator encodes MSALARASCRVSVLVVDDHGDTAESLTELLVQHGFHVCTARDGADAVCRCSVEAPDIVVTDVVMSGMDGFEVARQIRAARAVALFVVAMTAYEQATAKGPNPHGFDLLVLKPLNVPALMEALNRVRAARDRSTAP; translated from the coding sequence ATGAGTGCCCTCGCAAGGGCTTCGTGCCGTGTCTCCGTTCTCGTTGTGGACGACCACGGCGACACGGCCGAGAGCCTGACCGAATTGCTCGTCCAGCACGGGTTCCACGTGTGCACGGCCCGCGACGGGGCGGACGCGGTGTGCCGGTGCTCAGTCGAAGCGCCCGATATCGTTGTCACGGACGTGGTCATGAGCGGAATGGACGGGTTCGAGGTCGCGCGCCAGATCCGTGCGGCCCGGGCGGTTGCCCTGTTCGTGGTGGCCATGACGGCTTACGAACAGGCCACCGCCAAGGGGCCGAACCCGCACGGGTTCGATTTGCTGGTGCTGAAGCCCCTGAACGTTCCCGCGCTGATGGAGGCGTTGAACCGGGTGCGTGCGGCCCGGGACCGTTCGACCGCCCCGTAG
- a CDS encoding glucose 1-dehydrogenase translates to MAKKLEGKVAVVTGASKGIGAEIARHLAAEGASVVVNYASSKAGADKVVADITAKGGKAVAVRGDVSKKADAEAIIDAAVKTYGRLDVLVNNSGVYEFAPIEQVTEEHFHRLFNINVLGLLLTTQAAAKHLKEGGSVINIGSGVSRVTPPNTAVYTATKGAVDAITGVLSKELGPKKIRVNSINPGLVDTEGARTLGVIGSEMEAGFVAQTPLGRAGRPGDIASVAVFLASEDAGWLTGETLLATGGLR, encoded by the coding sequence ATGGCGAAGAAACTCGAAGGCAAAGTGGCGGTGGTCACCGGGGCGTCGAAGGGCATCGGGGCCGAGATCGCCCGCCACCTCGCGGCCGAGGGCGCGTCGGTGGTGGTGAACTATGCGTCCAGCAAGGCCGGAGCCGACAAAGTGGTGGCCGACATCACCGCGAAGGGTGGTAAGGCCGTGGCCGTGAGGGGGGACGTGTCGAAGAAGGCCGACGCCGAGGCCATCATCGACGCCGCGGTCAAGACCTACGGCCGGCTCGACGTCCTGGTCAACAACTCCGGGGTGTACGAGTTCGCCCCGATCGAGCAGGTCACCGAAGAGCACTTCCACCGCCTGTTCAACATCAACGTCCTCGGCCTGCTCCTCACCACCCAGGCCGCCGCCAAGCACTTGAAAGAGGGCGGGAGCGTCATCAACATCGGGTCCGGGGTCAGCCGCGTCACCCCGCCGAACACCGCCGTGTATACGGCCACCAAGGGGGCGGTGGACGCGATCACCGGGGTGCTGTCGAAGGAACTCGGGCCGAAGAAGATCCGGGTGAACTCGATCAACCCGGGCCTGGTCGACACCGAAGGCGCGCGGACGCTGGGTGTGATCGGTTCGGAGATGGAAGCCGGGTTCGTGGCACAGACCCCGCTCGGGCGTGCGGGTCGGCCCGGGGACATCGCCTCCGTCGCCGTTTTCCTCGCCTCGGAGGACGCCGGCTGGCTGACGGGGGAGACCCTCCTGGCCACCGGCGGACTGCGGTAA
- a CDS encoding Imm51 family immunity protein — translation MPTNDDIAPVRLLEEGGTFSLVREEFDGWYGAFEDAGYEGGGRGWHGVADALIRLKAPLLKKKVRFDPEASTFVAHGTDREVVLRLAKLMKEATADPAVLREALANGEPDLME, via the coding sequence GTGCCCACGAATGACGACATCGCCCCGGTCCGCCTGCTCGAAGAGGGCGGGACGTTCAGCCTGGTTCGGGAGGAGTTCGACGGCTGGTACGGGGCGTTCGAGGACGCGGGGTACGAGGGCGGCGGGCGCGGGTGGCACGGCGTCGCCGATGCACTCATCAGACTGAAAGCACCGCTGCTCAAGAAGAAGGTCCGGTTCGACCCGGAGGCGAGCACGTTCGTGGCGCACGGTACCGACCGTGAGGTCGTTCTCCGGCTCGCGAAGCTGATGAAAGAAGCGACGGCCGACCCGGCGGTGCTCCGCGAGGCGCTCGCCAACGGGGAGCCGGACCTGATGGAGTAA